GGACATGTTGAGCGTCGATCCCCAGCAGACCACGCCGGTATTGATCCAACAGGTTCGGATGCTACGGAGCCGGACACCGAGTGTGCTGCAACACGTCGACCGACTTGAAACCGTTCGTGTCGTGCCTCCCCATGGTGCGTCGGACACCGGCATCGAATGAGCGGACGCTGGCGATGACGATTCTCGAATACATCCGATTTTTAGACGCGTGCTCCGCTGGCGGTCGCGTTTAAATTGGTCAGAACGATCACGCTTCATTTGTAAATGGGACAGCTTGAGGAACGATCTATGAGTAACACCGCTGCGACACCGAAGGTCTTGACCGTTGGGGCTTGGAGCTTGCTGGGTGCGACGCTTGGACTAGGCGCCGCCTATTTTGTCTACGTGCGAGAACTCCCCGTCTTTGAATCGACGGCGGTTGTTGCGATCCGTGGAATCGGAGCTGCCAATCCCGCGACGGAGGAATCCCAGGCGGGACCCTCCGCCACCGAACCACCAGGTTCGTCGAGCGTTGTTGGAATCGCGGCGGAGCAACTTGTGATCCTGAGCGAACCTGTGCTCAAGCTGGCGATCGATCCGCGGGATGGGGATGTCGCTGGTTTTCTGCGGCGGCATGATTTGCAGGTCGACTACATCGACAGTTCCGCCCACGAAGGAGCGATGTTTGCGATCAAGGGGCGTGCGGAAACGCCTTCTGCGGCGGCGGAAATTGTCGGGTCGGTTGTCGCGGCGTATGTCGGCTACGTCTCCAAAGAGGATGGATCGGAATTGTGGCAACAGACGCTTGCCCAATTCACTGAAACCCACGCGGCCGTCAATCAGCGGATCGAGGAATTGGAGCAGCAACTCGAAAAGTTGGCCTTGCCTGCGGAGGCCTCAATTCTCAACGGAAGCGTGATCTCGCGAGCGGCGTCGGAAGCCGAGTCGCTGCAGGCCGATATGGAACATGTGGCAAGCCAGAGGTCGTTGGCGGTGACCAAATTGCAGAAGGTGGAATTGCTGTTGGCCGCCGGAGATCCCGATCCGGCGTATCAAGAACTCTTGGCGGTACTTCAAATCACGGCCCCCCCTGCGCCCCAGCCCCAACATTCAGCGATGGATCGACGTGATGCCAAGCAAACCGAGGCGCAGCAGCGTGCAGCGGAGATTGAACAGGTCCGTCAGCAACGCATCGCGTTGACCGAACAGGTGCAACGCGAATTGGTGCCGCTGCAGCAGGAATTGGATCTTCTGTTGTTGAATGTTGGAACCGAACATCCCAAGGCGAAAGGGTTGCGAAAACAAATCGCCGCGGTGCGGGCAAAACTTGCGAGATTGCCGGTCGTTCCCGCATCACTGGATCCCGTACCCAATCCTTTCGATCAAAGAGACGCCCCGTCGAACGATCCTGCCGAAGCGATACAGGAGAGAGATTTGCTGCGTCAGAAGATCACATCCCGGTTGGCAGCCCTACGAGTCGAGATCCAACGCCTCGACGCTCGGTACAGTACGATTGAAACCGAGCTCGATGATGCGGCGACGGTCGTCGCCGGCCAACAGCAGGTATTGCAGGAGGAGCAGCGCTTGCGTCAGGCATTGAGTCAGCAATATCTCGCTGCTGATCAGATCACCCGCACGCTCGCTGCCGTACCGAAACTTGTTTCCCGGCAGGTAAAAGTGGTCACCGTTGTGCAGTCGCCCGATCGTGGAATGCAAATCGCCCCGAAGCTCGGCATGCATCTTGCCGGTGGCGGCGGCCTGGGCGTTCTGGCGGGACTGATGTTGTCTGGATTGTTTCTGGTGACGGCACAGGAGAATCGATCCGACGCCTTGGGATAGGTGGCGCGATGGAGCGGCTGAATCAGACGCGTTGACCGGTAGCCGGTCGGCCGCGTCAAATTCCTTGCAATTCCGACCACACTCCCAGTCCCCCTACACCTCCATTTCTACTATACTCAGGGCGGCAGGAAATTTGAGTCTTGACAAAGCCGACGCTCTATGCATTGCACGCCTAGGTAATGGCGGCGTGCGGTTGTGTCGGAGTTTGTCGAGGATTTCAGGGCGGGTGCTTCGCGGTCTGACGCGAAATCCCCAAGTCCAATGGCCCCTAGAGACTCCGATTGCCGCGTTG
Above is a genomic segment from Rosistilla ulvae containing:
- a CDS encoding GumC domain-containing protein yields the protein MSNTAATPKVLTVGAWSLLGATLGLGAAYFVYVRELPVFESTAVVAIRGIGAANPATEESQAGPSATEPPGSSSVVGIAAEQLVILSEPVLKLAIDPRDGDVAGFLRRHDLQVDYIDSSAHEGAMFAIKGRAETPSAAAEIVGSVVAAYVGYVSKEDGSELWQQTLAQFTETHAAVNQRIEELEQQLEKLALPAEASILNGSVISRAASEAESLQADMEHVASQRSLAVTKLQKVELLLAAGDPDPAYQELLAVLQITAPPAPQPQHSAMDRRDAKQTEAQQRAAEIEQVRQQRIALTEQVQRELVPLQQELDLLLLNVGTEHPKAKGLRKQIAAVRAKLARLPVVPASLDPVPNPFDQRDAPSNDPAEAIQERDLLRQKITSRLAALRVEIQRLDARYSTIETELDDAATVVAGQQQVLQEEQRLRQALSQQYLAADQITRTLAAVPKLVSRQVKVVTVVQSPDRGMQIAPKLGMHLAGGGGLGVLAGLMLSGLFLVTAQENRSDALG